In Carassius auratus strain Wakin chromosome 46, ASM336829v1, whole genome shotgun sequence, the following proteins share a genomic window:
- the LOC113064422 gene encoding protein Shroom3-like isoform X5, whose amino-acid sequence MMQVTQGGVGAPWHQSYHSSASSTDLSGFESGFLRKSPDQYSSRGSMESLDHTHPAYSSCYQLSSSKSSSSIDHLHSKRDSAYSSFSTSSSIPEYLAAAPSFNKERSYSMENVPQREGMQQADIRYIRTVYDPQQGVSEEQEISSAGIMRSGDSRAQSRSGNVSGQICHRGSSSSGSNGSSGSTSSSQRHSVGPVWDPVHNRHSYENLKGAPAPPLRSDSYAAFRNHERPNSWSSLEHARSQRALHKGSWHHSSGSVATGKPSFGAEGQLHTVIEKSPESSPTTKPKQGFPQAAQPGRLMLPTGIYPVPPPEPHFAQIPTSNPSSGSVYPALAKESKHNHHCDRLVGPVKEDRVIIENGYQSNAPSSNLVQTNVSAQPKLSDRVQDGTQVKPVFYRPHLQPQMQKSQTPFVPQERRDPYTPVQPRGERPSFSLGMEDYDNYKPPQDEELNKCNEQSIHPDPGHTGKISQGHVAQTYRGNFTQTQGSDQIVKPSRCYSESSALQQKAQDLDHPLTRLENALAEVQRCASPESTTSQSSFQSERSMSVLEKVSHFERQQVKPRSHSSLSHNGSMARPSQTVRPLSAKSSFSGLGDVRNMLESSNSSVPHGRTQSTSCMASYDGHMDVHQDSLTRRGSSDHVQHRQQQEPFVTHKTCLQRSKSTFQLGEGNGKDINRKGDIHDILGTIQDTSLNRAYRDSVKDAQSKVLRSTSFRRRDLNVNPPPVPAKHMSLERKGPSTNPKPATTSPHTPKERHVVPVEAPNRPTPPDLPSVPAVGPPVMRICGRKRFTMEQKKRSYSEPENMHEVGVVTPEPNQADRKVQQQFLASETSVADRRRMFEQVANRNTDPRFFSSKPDLKQMQQDALVEYIERKTGRRVDGHSNRPHSAYLQSASSSSADLRSLISTPSMCSLREPAYDGPTGGIRKASTLPAGMQSPFYPPNPTQPEVFGQQSQGTNPESHKSGPALTRHNLPQHLKAAFERATSARSSGRSASAEDLLDHSEERPVPQHFRSKSSPVENYSQDFLTGDLQMLRVSSKESSENRVLANTEQIQPSYSARTERSFQLNLGPVQENAPVLRRERQRHSDRPRVQSASGLAASVGLPCPFTSPGTAASLDWHNGDRLCQPNLDSIAFPETGPQGLSGAPGMLRQNSSDTSTSEDTLKDFPCPPPHPEVTGSQLDSRLQTLPESPVSPAKPLLSLRISESNLQDVQSIAVSQDDDEVFLVPPPPSPPPPLLFRETEIMEELPPPPPLTPPVQKSLQHPGPLRPSSSYENLTEATSHPEPERPSNDCTTPAVNPDITSAPLEQDASEILGVDGHLLSRRERTQAELLVETLARELVSHDRSLASLLDTWAGRTTLDLLEDIFPSHRTSSGCSRLSDRAQDGPDTPSQAAPRKMETNLDNEEAYLNQKKVELLQALRVSMRSLQGERDGLSEQQKRFTALGGSMEALVQERCKPNEKEKYLMFVGDLEKIVNLLLSLSARLARVENALNGLSDDDTAEERESLQLKRKQLCSQQEDARELKENLDRRERVVLDILAGYLSGPQLHDYQRYIRIKPALLIRQRHLDELIRQGEEQVQRLEETLPPEARPKDTDSAHQTAHCVNSTHLPRPTTVTSL is encoded by the exons TGCCTCAAGCACAGACTTATCAGGATTTGAGTCAGGATTCCTTAGGAAGAGCCCAGATCAGTACAGTTCCCGGGGCAGCATGGAGAGCCTAGATCACACTCACCCAGCCTACAGCTCCTGCTATCAACTATCATCATCAAAATCCTCCAGCAGCATTGATCACCTGCACAGCAAGCGGGATTCTGCATACAGTTCCTTTTCGACCAGCTCCAGTATCCCAGAGTATCTTGCGGCAGCTCCATCATTTAACAAAGAGAGGTCATATTCCATGGAGAACGTTCCACAGAGAGAAGGGATGCAGCAAGCTGACATTCGCTACATACGCACTGTGTACGACCCCCAACAGGGTGTGTCTGAAGAGCAAGAGATCAGCTCTGCAGGTATTATGAGATCCGGTGACAGCAGAGCACAGTCTAGAAGTGGGAATGTCTCAGGCCAGATCTGTCACCGTGGCAGCAGTAGTAGTGGAAGCAATGGGAGTAGTGGAAGCACCTCCAGCTCCCAACGCCACAGTGTTGGGCCAGTGTGGGATCCAGTGCACAACCGGCATTCCTATGAGAACCTTAAGGGGGCGCCAGCGCCTCCATTACGCAGTGACAGCTATGCAGCATTTCGCAATCATGAGCGTCCCAACTCTTGGTCGAGTCTTGAACATGCTCGGTCACAGCGGGCACTTCACAAGGGTTCCTGGCATCACTCAAGTGGTTCTGTGGCAACAGGAAAACCCTCGTTCGGTGCTGAAGGTCAGTTGCACACAGTCATAGAAAAGAGCCCCGAAAGTAGCCCTACTACCAAACCCAAACAGGGTTTTCCTCAGGCCGCACAACCCGGTCGCCTCATGTTACCCACTGGCATCTACCCTGTTCCACCTCCTGAGCCTCATTTTGCACAAATTCCAACCAGCAACCCTAGCTCTGGTAGTGTCTACCCAGCACTAGCCAAGGAGAGCAAGCACAACCATCACTGTGACCGCTTGGTTGGACCAGTGAAAGAGGACAGGGTCATCATTGAAAATGGATACCAAAGCAATGCTCCTAGCTCAAATCTGGTCCAAACAAATGTTTCGGCACAACCAAAGCTCTCTGATAGAGTGCAAGATGGCACTCAAGTCAAACCTGTTTTTTATCGGCCTCACTTGCAACCACAAATGCAGAAGTCACAAACACCATTTGTACCCCAGGAGAGGAGGGACCCTTACACCCCAGTGCAACCAAGAGGAGAGAGACCAAGTTTCTCACTTGGTATGGAGGATTACGACAATTACAAGCCACCTCAAGATGAAgaactaaataaatgcaatgagCAAAGCATTCATCCAGACCCAGGACACACTGGGAAAATTTCACAGGGACATGTTGCTCAAACATACAGAGGAAACTTCACTCAAACTCAAGGAAGTGACCAAATAGTTAAACCTTCAAGGTGCTACAGTGAGTCTAGTGCTCTCCAGCAGAAAGCGCAAGACCTGGATCATCCCCTGACAAGACTGGAGAATGCACTTGCTGAGGTTCAACGATGTGCCAGTCCTGAGAGTACAACTAGTCAATCCAGTTTCCAAAGTGAGCGTAGTATGTCCGTGCTGGAGAAAGTAAGTCATTTTGAGAGACAGCAAGTCAAGCCTCGCAGTCATAGCAGCCTCTCCCACAATGGTTCTATGGCTCGTCCGAGCCAAACGGTGCGACCTTTAAGTGCCAAGAGCTCTTTCTCTGGATTAGGGGATGTGCGCAACATGTTGGAGAGCAGCAACAGCTCGGTCCCTCATGGGAGAACTCAAAGTACTTCTTGCATGGCAAGTTATGATGGACACATGGATGTGCATCAGGATTCCCTAACAAGACGTGGAAGTAGTGATCATGTCCAACATCGCCAGCAGCAAGAACCTTTCGTTACCCACAAGACCTGTCTTCAAAGAAGTAAGAGCACCTTTCAGCTTGGTGAAGGGAATGGAAAAGACATCAATAGGAAAGGTGACATTCATGACATATTAGGCACCATCCAAGACACATCTTTAAACCGAGCATACAGAGACAGCGTTAAAGATGCCCAGTCTAAAGTTCTAAGGTCAACTTCCTTCAGAAGACGTGACCTTAATGTTAACCCTCCACCAGTGCCAGCTAAACACATGTCTCTAGAACGAAAAGGACCCAGTACAAATCCCAAACCAGCTACAACATCCCCACACACTCCAAAGGAACGCCATGTTGTTCCTGTTGAAGCACCAAACAGACCCACTCCTCCTGATCTCCCCAGTGTCCCAGCTGTTGGGCCCCCAGTTATGCGGATCTGTGGACGCAAGCGATTCACAATGGAGCAAAAGAAACGATCATATTCTGAGCCTGAAAACATGCATGAAGTTGGCGTGGTGACTCCGGAACCCAATCAGGCTGACAGGAAGGTTCAACAGCAGTTTCTGGCAAGTGAAACGAGTGTTGCGGACAGGCGTAGGATGTTCGAGCAAGTGGCGAATCGTAACACTGACCCCAGATTTTTCTCCTCCAAGCCTGATTTGAAACAAATGCAACAAGATGCACTTGTTGAGTATATTGAACGCAAAACAGGTAGAAGAGTAGATGGACATTCAAACCGCCCACATAGTGCTTATCTTCagtctgcttcttcttcttctgctgacTTGCGAAGCCTAATCTCCACCCCAAGTATGTGCTCTTTGCGAGAGCCAGCATACGATGGCCCCACTGGTGGTATACGTAAAGCCTCCACCCTTCCAGCAGGAATGCAAAGCCCCTTTTACCCCCCAAACCCCACACAGCCTGAGGTTTTTGGCCAGCAGTCACAAGGCACAAATCCTGAATCTCACAAATCAGGCCCAGCCCTGACCAGACATAACCTTCCACAGCACTTGAAAGCCGCTTTTGAGAGAGCCACCTCTGCCAGAAGCTCAGGGAGGTCAGCTTCAGCGGAGGATTTGCTGGACCATAGTGAAGAACGTCCCGTTCCTCAGCACTTCCGCTCCAAGTCATCTCCAGTTGAGAACTATAGTCAG GACTTCTTAACCGGAGACCTTCAGATGTTGAGAGTTTCCTCCAAGGAATCCTCTGAAAACAG GGTGTTGGCGAACACAGAACAGATACAGCCATCATATTCAGCACGTACTGAGAGGAGTTTCCAGCTAAACCTGGGTCCTGTCCAGGAAAACGCACCTGTGTTGAGGCGCGAGCGTCAGAGACATTCAGACCGGCCTAGAGTGCAGAGTGCTTCTGGTCTGGCTGCGTCTGTGGGACTCCCGTGCCCTTTCACCTCTCCAGGCACTGCCGCCAGCCTCGACTGGCATAACGGAGACAGACTGTGTCAGCCCAACCTGGATTCGATTGCATTTCCCGAAACTGGCCCACAAGGTCTATCCGGAGCACCGGGAATGCTGCGGCAAAACTCCAGCGACACCAGCACTTCTGAAGACACTCTGAAGGACTTCCCATGTCCACCTCCACACCCAGAGGTCACGGGGTCACAACTTGATTCAAGGCTCCAGACCCTTCCCGAGAGCCCGGTTTCCCCGGCAAAGCCTCTTCTCTCTCTTCGGATCTCAGAATCGAACCTTCAAGATGTTCAGAGTATAGCTGTGTCGCAAGATGATGATGAAGTGTTTTTAGTGCCTCCGCCACCATCTCCTCCTCCACCACTGCTCTTCAGAGAGACGGAGATTATGGAGGAGCTCCCGCCTCCTCCGCCTCTCACACCCCCAGTCCAGAAGTCTTTACAGCATCCAGGACCATTACGGCCCAGCAG CAGTTATGAGAATCTGACGGAGGCTACATCTCATCCAGAGCCTGAGCGACCATCAAACGACTGCACGACTCCAGCGGTGAACCCTGACATCACCAGCGCTCCTCTAGAGCAGGACGCCTCTGAGATCCTGGGAGTCGACGGGCATCTTCTGTCCAGACGAGAGCGGACACAAGCCGAGCTGCTCGTGGAGACGTTAGCCCGAGAGCTGGTGAGCCACGACAGATCACTCGCCTCGCTCCTGGACACCTGGGCAGGAAGAACCACCCTGGATCTGCTGGAGGACATCTTCCCCTCACACAGGACGAGCAGTGGCTGCAGCCGTTTGAGTGACAG AGCTCAAGATGGTCCAGATACTCCCTCTCAGGCTGCTCCAAGAAAAATGGAAACCAACTTGGACAACGAAGAAGCTTACTTGAATCAGAAGAAG GTGGAGCTGTTGCAGGCGCTGCGGGTGAGCATGCGCTCGCTGCAGGGGGAGAGAGACGGGCTCTCGGAGCAGCAGAAGCGCTTCACGGCTCTGGGCGGCAGCATGGAGGCTTTAGTTCAGGAGCGCTGCAAACCCAACGAGAAAGAGAAGTACCTGATGTTCGTGGGAGACCTGGAGAAGATCGTCAACCTGCTGCTGTCTCTGAGCGCTCGACTCGCACGTGTGGAGAACGCTCTCAACGGCCTGAGTGATGACGACACTGCAGAGGAGAGG GAATCGCTGCAGCTGAAGAGGAAGCAGTTGTGCAGTCAACAGGAAGACGCTCGAGAGCTGAAGGAAAACCTGGACCGGCGCGAGCGAGTGGTTCTGGACATTCTGGCAGGTTACCTGAGCGGCCCGCAGCTGCACGACTACCAGCGTTACATCCGCATCAAACCTGCTCTTCTGATTCGCCAGCGCCACCTGGACGAGCTCATACGGCAGGGGGAGGAGCAAGTGCAGAGGCTGGAGGAGACCCTCCCCCCTGAGGCCCGCCCAAAGGACACTGACTCCGCCCACCAAACGGCTCATTGTGTTAACTCCACCCACTTGCCACGTCCCACCACGGTGACCTCACTCTGA
- the LOC113064422 gene encoding protein Shroom3-like isoform X3, whose amino-acid sequence MELLGAFYRKKLRRKQKSNLGRSDGALCKAPSETSINGLATGLISKVLRLTARRSEPGSRPHSWHSTKLGDVPQDSESMMQVTQGGVGAPWHQSYHSSASSTDLSGFESGFLRKSPDQYSSRGSMESLDHTHPAYSSCYQLSSSKSSSSIDHLHSKRDSAYSSFSTSSSIPEYLAAAPSFNKERSYSMENVPQREGMQQADIRYIRTVYDPQQGVSEEQEISSAGIMRSGDSRAQSRSGNVSGQICHRGSSSSGSNGSSGSTSSSQRHSVGPVWDPVHNRHSYENLKGAPAPPLRSDSYAAFRNHERPNSWSSLEHARSQRALHKGSWHHSSGSVATGKPSFGAEGQLHTVIEKSPESSPTTKPKQGFPQAAQPGRLMLPTGIYPVPPPEPHFAQIPTSNPSSGSVYPALAKESKHNHHCDRLVGPVKEDRVIIENGYQSNAPSSNLVQTNVSAQPKLSDRVQDGTQVKPVFYRPHLQPQMQKSQTPFVPQERRDPYTPVQPRGERPSFSLGMEDYDNYKPPQDEELNKCNEQSIHPDPGHTGKISQGHVAQTYRGNFTQTQGSDQIVKPSRCYSESSALQQKAQDLDHPLTRLENALAEVQRCASPESTTSQSSFQSERSMSVLEKVSHFERQQVKPRSHSSLSHNGSMARPSQTVRPLSAKSSFSGLGDVRNMLESSNSSVPHGRTQSTSCMASYDGHMDVHQDSLTRRGSSDHVQHRQQQEPFVTHKTCLQRSKSTFQLGEGNGKDINRKGDIHDILGTIQDTSLNRAYRDSVKDAQSKVLRSTSFRRRDLNVNPPPVPAKHMSLERKGPSTNPKPATTSPHTPKERHVVPVEAPNRPTPPDLPSVPAVGPPVMRICGRKRFTMEQKKRSYSEPENMHEVGVVTPEPNQADRKVQQQFLASETSVADRRRMFEQVANRNTDPRFFSSKPDLKQMQQDALVEYIERKTGRRVDGHSNRPHSAYLQSASSSSADLRSLISTPSMCSLREPAYDGPTGGIRKASTLPAGMQSPFYPPNPTQPEVFGQQSQGTNPESHKSGPALTRHNLPQHLKAAFERATSARSSGRSASAEDLLDHSEERPVPQHFRSKSSPVENYSQDFLTGDLQMLRVSSKESSENRVLANTEQIQPSYSARTERSFQLNLGPVQENAPVLRRERQRHSDRPRVQSASGLAASVGLPCPFTSPGTAASLDWHNGDRLCQPNLDSIAFPETGPQGLSGAPGMLRQNSSDTSTSEDTLKDFPCPPPHPEVTGSQLDSRLQTLPESPVSPAKPLLSLRISESNLQDVQSIAVSQDDDEVFLVPPPPSPPPPLLFRETEIMEELPPPPPLTPPVQKSLQHPGPLRPSSSYENLTEATSHPEPERPSNDCTTPAVNPDITSAPLEQDASEILGVDGHLLSRRERTQAELLVETLARELVSHDRSLASLLDTWAGRTTLDLLEDIFPSHRTSSGCSRLSDRAQDGPDTPSQAAPRKMETNLDNEEAYLNQKKVELLQALRVSMRSLQGERDGLSEQQKRFTALGGSMEALVQERCKPNEKEKYLMFVGDLEKIVNLLLSLSARLARVENALNGLSDDDTAEERESLQLKRKQLCSQQEDARELKENLDRRERVVLDILAGYLSGPQLHDYQRYIRIKPALLIRQRHLDELIRQGEEQVQRLEETLPPEARPKDTDSAHQTAHCVNSTHLPRPTTVTSL is encoded by the exons TGCCTCAAGCACAGACTTATCAGGATTTGAGTCAGGATTCCTTAGGAAGAGCCCAGATCAGTACAGTTCCCGGGGCAGCATGGAGAGCCTAGATCACACTCACCCAGCCTACAGCTCCTGCTATCAACTATCATCATCAAAATCCTCCAGCAGCATTGATCACCTGCACAGCAAGCGGGATTCTGCATACAGTTCCTTTTCGACCAGCTCCAGTATCCCAGAGTATCTTGCGGCAGCTCCATCATTTAACAAAGAGAGGTCATATTCCATGGAGAACGTTCCACAGAGAGAAGGGATGCAGCAAGCTGACATTCGCTACATACGCACTGTGTACGACCCCCAACAGGGTGTGTCTGAAGAGCAAGAGATCAGCTCTGCAGGTATTATGAGATCCGGTGACAGCAGAGCACAGTCTAGAAGTGGGAATGTCTCAGGCCAGATCTGTCACCGTGGCAGCAGTAGTAGTGGAAGCAATGGGAGTAGTGGAAGCACCTCCAGCTCCCAACGCCACAGTGTTGGGCCAGTGTGGGATCCAGTGCACAACCGGCATTCCTATGAGAACCTTAAGGGGGCGCCAGCGCCTCCATTACGCAGTGACAGCTATGCAGCATTTCGCAATCATGAGCGTCCCAACTCTTGGTCGAGTCTTGAACATGCTCGGTCACAGCGGGCACTTCACAAGGGTTCCTGGCATCACTCAAGTGGTTCTGTGGCAACAGGAAAACCCTCGTTCGGTGCTGAAGGTCAGTTGCACACAGTCATAGAAAAGAGCCCCGAAAGTAGCCCTACTACCAAACCCAAACAGGGTTTTCCTCAGGCCGCACAACCCGGTCGCCTCATGTTACCCACTGGCATCTACCCTGTTCCACCTCCTGAGCCTCATTTTGCACAAATTCCAACCAGCAACCCTAGCTCTGGTAGTGTCTACCCAGCACTAGCCAAGGAGAGCAAGCACAACCATCACTGTGACCGCTTGGTTGGACCAGTGAAAGAGGACAGGGTCATCATTGAAAATGGATACCAAAGCAATGCTCCTAGCTCAAATCTGGTCCAAACAAATGTTTCGGCACAACCAAAGCTCTCTGATAGAGTGCAAGATGGCACTCAAGTCAAACCTGTTTTTTATCGGCCTCACTTGCAACCACAAATGCAGAAGTCACAAACACCATTTGTACCCCAGGAGAGGAGGGACCCTTACACCCCAGTGCAACCAAGAGGAGAGAGACCAAGTTTCTCACTTGGTATGGAGGATTACGACAATTACAAGCCACCTCAAGATGAAgaactaaataaatgcaatgagCAAAGCATTCATCCAGACCCAGGACACACTGGGAAAATTTCACAGGGACATGTTGCTCAAACATACAGAGGAAACTTCACTCAAACTCAAGGAAGTGACCAAATAGTTAAACCTTCAAGGTGCTACAGTGAGTCTAGTGCTCTCCAGCAGAAAGCGCAAGACCTGGATCATCCCCTGACAAGACTGGAGAATGCACTTGCTGAGGTTCAACGATGTGCCAGTCCTGAGAGTACAACTAGTCAATCCAGTTTCCAAAGTGAGCGTAGTATGTCCGTGCTGGAGAAAGTAAGTCATTTTGAGAGACAGCAAGTCAAGCCTCGCAGTCATAGCAGCCTCTCCCACAATGGTTCTATGGCTCGTCCGAGCCAAACGGTGCGACCTTTAAGTGCCAAGAGCTCTTTCTCTGGATTAGGGGATGTGCGCAACATGTTGGAGAGCAGCAACAGCTCGGTCCCTCATGGGAGAACTCAAAGTACTTCTTGCATGGCAAGTTATGATGGACACATGGATGTGCATCAGGATTCCCTAACAAGACGTGGAAGTAGTGATCATGTCCAACATCGCCAGCAGCAAGAACCTTTCGTTACCCACAAGACCTGTCTTCAAAGAAGTAAGAGCACCTTTCAGCTTGGTGAAGGGAATGGAAAAGACATCAATAGGAAAGGTGACATTCATGACATATTAGGCACCATCCAAGACACATCTTTAAACCGAGCATACAGAGACAGCGTTAAAGATGCCCAGTCTAAAGTTCTAAGGTCAACTTCCTTCAGAAGACGTGACCTTAATGTTAACCCTCCACCAGTGCCAGCTAAACACATGTCTCTAGAACGAAAAGGACCCAGTACAAATCCCAAACCAGCTACAACATCCCCACACACTCCAAAGGAACGCCATGTTGTTCCTGTTGAAGCACCAAACAGACCCACTCCTCCTGATCTCCCCAGTGTCCCAGCTGTTGGGCCCCCAGTTATGCGGATCTGTGGACGCAAGCGATTCACAATGGAGCAAAAGAAACGATCATATTCTGAGCCTGAAAACATGCATGAAGTTGGCGTGGTGACTCCGGAACCCAATCAGGCTGACAGGAAGGTTCAACAGCAGTTTCTGGCAAGTGAAACGAGTGTTGCGGACAGGCGTAGGATGTTCGAGCAAGTGGCGAATCGTAACACTGACCCCAGATTTTTCTCCTCCAAGCCTGATTTGAAACAAATGCAACAAGATGCACTTGTTGAGTATATTGAACGCAAAACAGGTAGAAGAGTAGATGGACATTCAAACCGCCCACATAGTGCTTATCTTCagtctgcttcttcttcttctgctgacTTGCGAAGCCTAATCTCCACCCCAAGTATGTGCTCTTTGCGAGAGCCAGCATACGATGGCCCCACTGGTGGTATACGTAAAGCCTCCACCCTTCCAGCAGGAATGCAAAGCCCCTTTTACCCCCCAAACCCCACACAGCCTGAGGTTTTTGGCCAGCAGTCACAAGGCACAAATCCTGAATCTCACAAATCAGGCCCAGCCCTGACCAGACATAACCTTCCACAGCACTTGAAAGCCGCTTTTGAGAGAGCCACCTCTGCCAGAAGCTCAGGGAGGTCAGCTTCAGCGGAGGATTTGCTGGACCATAGTGAAGAACGTCCCGTTCCTCAGCACTTCCGCTCCAAGTCATCTCCAGTTGAGAACTATAGTCAG GACTTCTTAACCGGAGACCTTCAGATGTTGAGAGTTTCCTCCAAGGAATCCTCTGAAAACAG GGTGTTGGCGAACACAGAACAGATACAGCCATCATATTCAGCACGTACTGAGAGGAGTTTCCAGCTAAACCTGGGTCCTGTCCAGGAAAACGCACCTGTGTTGAGGCGCGAGCGTCAGAGACATTCAGACCGGCCTAGAGTGCAGAGTGCTTCTGGTCTGGCTGCGTCTGTGGGACTCCCGTGCCCTTTCACCTCTCCAGGCACTGCCGCCAGCCTCGACTGGCATAACGGAGACAGACTGTGTCAGCCCAACCTGGATTCGATTGCATTTCCCGAAACTGGCCCACAAGGTCTATCCGGAGCACCGGGAATGCTGCGGCAAAACTCCAGCGACACCAGCACTTCTGAAGACACTCTGAAGGACTTCCCATGTCCACCTCCACACCCAGAGGTCACGGGGTCACAACTTGATTCAAGGCTCCAGACCCTTCCCGAGAGCCCGGTTTCCCCGGCAAAGCCTCTTCTCTCTCTTCGGATCTCAGAATCGAACCTTCAAGATGTTCAGAGTATAGCTGTGTCGCAAGATGATGATGAAGTGTTTTTAGTGCCTCCGCCACCATCTCCTCCTCCACCACTGCTCTTCAGAGAGACGGAGATTATGGAGGAGCTCCCGCCTCCTCCGCCTCTCACACCCCCAGTCCAGAAGTCTTTACAGCATCCAGGACCATTACGGCCCAGCAG CAGTTATGAGAATCTGACGGAGGCTACATCTCATCCAGAGCCTGAGCGACCATCAAACGACTGCACGACTCCAGCGGTGAACCCTGACATCACCAGCGCTCCTCTAGAGCAGGACGCCTCTGAGATCCTGGGAGTCGACGGGCATCTTCTGTCCAGACGAGAGCGGACACAAGCCGAGCTGCTCGTGGAGACGTTAGCCCGAGAGCTGGTGAGCCACGACAGATCACTCGCCTCGCTCCTGGACACCTGGGCAGGAAGAACCACCCTGGATCTGCTGGAGGACATCTTCCCCTCACACAGGACGAGCAGTGGCTGCAGCCGTTTGAGTGACAG AGCTCAAGATGGTCCAGATACTCCCTCTCAGGCTGCTCCAAGAAAAATGGAAACCAACTTGGACAACGAAGAAGCTTACTTGAATCAGAAGAAG GTGGAGCTGTTGCAGGCGCTGCGGGTGAGCATGCGCTCGCTGCAGGGGGAGAGAGACGGGCTCTCGGAGCAGCAGAAGCGCTTCACGGCTCTGGGCGGCAGCATGGAGGCTTTAGTTCAGGAGCGCTGCAAACCCAACGAGAAAGAGAAGTACCTGATGTTCGTGGGAGACCTGGAGAAGATCGTCAACCTGCTGCTGTCTCTGAGCGCTCGACTCGCACGTGTGGAGAACGCTCTCAACGGCCTGAGTGATGACGACACTGCAGAGGAGAGG GAATCGCTGCAGCTGAAGAGGAAGCAGTTGTGCAGTCAACAGGAAGACGCTCGAGAGCTGAAGGAAAACCTGGACCGGCGCGAGCGAGTGGTTCTGGACATTCTGGCAGGTTACCTGAGCGGCCCGCAGCTGCACGACTACCAGCGTTACATCCGCATCAAACCTGCTCTTCTGATTCGCCAGCGCCACCTGGACGAGCTCATACGGCAGGGGGAGGAGCAAGTGCAGAGGCTGGAGGAGACCCTCCCCCCTGAGGCCCGCCCAAAGGACACTGACTCCGCCCACCAAACGGCTCATTGTGTTAACTCCACCCACTTGCCACGTCCCACCACGGTGACCTCACTCTGA